DNA sequence from the Antedon mediterranea chromosome 7, ecAntMedi1.1, whole genome shotgun sequence genome:
gtaataacaaataatactaCTGCAGTACACCACTCATTACTGCAGTATGTCTTATTAGAAACGCTAAGTGATGCTCTGCGGCAATGGTTTGAACTTGTTACTGCTGGGGAATAACAAAtaacatatataataaatataatatagtatgATTTAAAGGTAGGAAAACCATAATAATGCTTTTGACTACAAACTATAGTATAACATAAACTCAAAATACTCAAATTAATTAAGGTATACATTGATTTCAGGGAGAAAACTAGTCTAATATTACTAGGTAGACAgaattactatatacagtatgtgatcactttatatTAATACTAGATAGACAgaattactatatacagtatgtgatcactttatatTAATACTAGGTAGACAgaattactatatacagtatgtgatcactttatTAAAGTACAATCTACTTCCATTCCATACCGGTACAATTAatagataatttgatttaatgtaattGATCTTTcattcaactttgtttctgtaatgatatattaatagtttaaaatttgaattgtGTTGTTACCCCAATTTGTTACAGCAACAATACATGGGTTATGAGAAATGATACATAACTGCTGTGGTACACTAATTCCATCTTCTTGTTTATCAAGTCTTCGGATAAATTGACCATCACTAGTGAATAGTTGTAGTTTGTTTACACTTGCTATGATGATGTTATCATCCTCATCAACTACAACTCCATCTGGCATTATCACCTCACCATCTTCATCTCCTTCATTGATGAGTACTTTCAGTGACTTGTCCTTGTCATCATACAATAATACTTGATGATTATCTGCATCTGCTACAAGTACTTTACCAGTTTTAGTAAGTGCAACATCAGAGTAAACATGTTCTTCATTTGGTGTTCCTATCTTCTTCAACTTCTTACCACTATTAATGTTAAACCTGAGCACACACCCATTTTCTCCATCTGCTACATATATAACATTAGTTGCCTCATCTATGTGAATACCACGTGGATTCTTCAATACACCCTTACCAATGGATTTGATCACATGACCATTCATATCACATACTTGAATGCAGTCAATACTTCGATCACTGAATACTATGTTGCCATTCTTCATTTTGTACATTCTGGTAACTTTCACATCTTTTTGTAGTGTAATCTTGCTTATACATTCTCCTGATTGTTTGTACTTGTGAATTGCATTTGTCCAAAATGAAACCAGCACACAATCATCATCACACTTTCCTACTCCTCTAGGTATACCCTCTACTTTGATAGTAAGTGGTTTGAATACAACATTTCCAATGTCATTTTCTTTCAATAAATCAATTGGCTGTTTGTTTTTGATAAAGTTAATTTGTCTGCTGTCCTTTTGCTTGATTTCTTcagatttattaatttcatccaTCATTGTATTTAATACAATCTCACTTGATTTCATAGCAGTTGCTGGCTTACTCATTAGTAACTGATTTAGGAAACTTACAATTGTGTTTAATTCtttgattatttttgttaaatttgtaatttgtacGTCATTAACTTCCTTTTCCTCCATATAATTTGCTTCAACTTTTTTTCTCATTTCTTCTCCTTTTTTCTGGATTACTTGTACCATTTCTTGAATTTGGTTATCAATATCTGTGAGACTTGCATCTTTACTTTCTTCTAGATCTTTAGCATTCTTTTTGACTACTTTAAGTacattttctgttttgtttatGTATTCATTGGCAGCTTTTTTCAAGTCTTCTGATGTTTCCTTAAACGTATTAAATGCTGTTACAATGTTAATTAGTTCATGTTTTCCATCTCCTGCAACATGTTCCATTGCAGTGCATTCTATGCATATTGGTACTTTACATTTTGTGCAATACATTTCTAATGGTTTAGCATGAGAGGCACACAGCAAGGCAATGTCTTTAGCCTCATCTTTCTCTTCATGTTGTTTTATGGTTTCTAAGAGGTTGTTAAGAATTGTATTTGGGGCAAGTTTTTTAAGCCCTCCTACTGGAATGGGATACTCTTTGCGGCAAATAGGACATGTTAGCTTGCCATGATTGGTTCGAACCCAATTCTTCAAACATTTCAGACAGAAACTATGAAGGCAGCTAAGTGATTTTGGGTCTTCTAGTCTTCCATTACAGATAGAACATTCTAGTACTTTATCATCTATATCTCCAAGTAGACTTAAATCCTTGCTAGCCATTCtgcaaaaatgtaatttttaataaattatacataaatagaaaattacatattttttgtcaatATAAAATCCCAGTGGAATGATGCTAACCGATTATTCCAATTTAATGCAATTTATTTATCCATCCATTATGaatgtgtttgtttttatactgtattggtTACTTCTTGTCATGTGATACCTGTACAATACATCTCTGCTTGGCATTTAATTGTAGGAAAAATAAGATAATATCCAAGCCAACAATCCATGTAAGCACACAACAAGAATCTATTACTGTGTATCTTGACTAACTGTTTGCATTGGACACTATAGCTACACTGAACTAATTCaactaaataaatttaatataattttttatattaaatacctTATAATTTCCCAGCTCAAATGATAGTTTTCAGGAATTAAAACGAATCGTTTACAGTAATCGAATACAGTTGGTTTTTGCACTTTGAAACTTGTGATCATGTTATCAAAGCATTCATCTATTTGAACAAGGTGTTAACAATCAGTATTGCAAACACAACTATAGTATTTATTCAAGCACTTTATTGTCACTCATAAATAATCAATAGCAATTTCAACAAGATAGAAACAGTCTAAAATACAACCTACTTTAGCATAGACATTACTActacatatataaaataacgATTAAAATAAAGTTGGTTTTCCACCTTGAAATATTGCGTTGTGTATGAGCTGTCTTCTAAACTAGATCTGAATATTGCGAAATCAGGAAACACTGAACTGAATCAATGATAAAATCATTCTACCACAAAGAAGTTTGTTCATGGACCTAtacattaaaatttgtataTCACCATGATTTGTTTATGAATGGTTTGAAAAAGTTGAATGTGATTATAATTGTTCACTGAAGCAATAATCGGTTAGCATCATTCCATTGGGATTTTATATTGACAAAGTGTGATGTTATAGGATGAGTGAAAAATCGCAGTGGGATCCCAAaggccgtagccaggatttgTCAATGGGGGCGCGGGGGGGGGGGTCGGACACTTAAGTTCGTATTAGGGTCAGTTAGTAGTTAAGCTGTTCTTCcaaaactacaaaaataaataaacaatacaaagtaTACCTCTACTGAGTGGGAACAAAAGCTTAAGTTGAAAATTCTGAAGCGCAACTATCAGTATCGGTAGGCCTaagtttggttttttttaacgTTTTTGTACTGATGATTTTAACATAAGAATTGGCGAAAATGTCAATGTAACTGAACTGAAGAAGATGATCtgatttaattttgttatttgagTCCAAAGCAAATGTTAATTTATAGCTACATTTACAGTACCAccattatttaattacatttttttaaatacgaaCTCCTCAAATTATCGTACCGGAATCGGTGTAAACTTCATCCTTCACTTGTAAGACGATCTTATCATTTTTAAAACGTTATTATCAACTTTATTTCATATAACACGTACATCTTTTATATATCTTCGATAAGAagaaatattaggcctacaatatgaAATTACAATATTGCTTTTGTATTTACTTTTACTTCTTTCATATGACCTTTGTACAGTTTtgaaacaaatgtaaatgaagtcaattagaaaagaaaatattatctatatgatatttaattataattttaggcTAGCCTATGTATTGTGAATGTAAATACTGTAGTGAATTTAAAGCAAATTATGTTATATAAACACACACGAAATAGAACTACCATGGTGGCGCCCTTTCTAAAAAGTTGATAGCAGATTGGTGGCAGCAAATAAATCGTAGTCGCGTCGAAAAACACCGTGTATCGTTGTTGTGTATCACATTCTTGGTTTTTTAGTCAATAAAAACCTTTAAAAACACAATGCCTAAGTAAGTCATATATTAACGACGTTTATCCATATATAAGCTCAGTTATTAGTAATTAAGTTAGCAGCAGGTAGGCCTAGGTCCATTTAACAACAATAAAATGGTTGAAGCTaaccggcctaggctagctgGGCCGGGGCAAAAGAAAAGGCCAAGAAGCGGTGAACTGCAGTAGACTAGCCGTGTAGTAGTACAGGAAGCTCAGGCTACGCCTAGATGGGTAATAAGGCTAACCTTGCTtgttagcctagcctagagggGTTCACTAAtaagttttattttctttttgcaGATATTACTGTGACTACTGCGATACATACCTCACACACGATTCAGTAAGTTACCATTTCAAGCAATGcaaaattttattaaaaattttcacaaaaaacataattgttgTAGCCGCTAGATAAATCAACTTTATGCCAATTTGACCCAAGTTTGACTTTATAGACATCAAATACAGTTACTTAATTTATCCATTTTCCAGCCATCTGTAAGAAAAACACATTGCACTGGTAGAAAACACAAAGAAAATGTAAGAATATATTATCAGAAATGGATGGAAGAGCAGGCACAGAATCTAATTGATAGGACAAGTAAGTTGACATTCTATATAATTTTTCTATTATAATCTAATCAGGAATCTAATATAATGTGTAATTcttgtttttgtataatttttatttttaattttctctTACAGCTGCTGCATACCAAGCAGGTAAAATACAACACAACCCATTCCCAGGTGCAGCAGGCGTACCCCCAGGTGGTAGTGCAATTCCACCACCTGCAAATTATGCACCCGGAGGCCCACGACCAGTAGGACCAGGTCAAATGAGAGGACCAGTACCACCTCATGGGATGGCTCCACCACCTGGTTTACTAATGAGGCCACCGGGTCCAGGTGGACCAAGTAAGTATTTATTTCATTCTCTTTACAGTAAAAGCTACTTTGTATCGTTTGCTTGTGTAGTGACTATCTATCATAACATTAGTTGGTAGGAGTAACAtcttgattattttttttacagtgatGCGGCCAATGGGACCAGGAGGACCATTGTTAGGACATATGCCACCAATGGGACCAGGAATGATGCCCCCGCGAATGCTTCCTAGGATGCCAATGTCTAAAGAGGAAAAAGTATGAACAATTTAAAGAGAATAACATTCTGAGACATTCTATAACCATGATGTGTAGTTAAAGAACTTAATACAAGTACTGTTAGTAATGAAAGAAAGTACCGAGGACTACATCGTCATCATATCCAAAGATGAATGGTGCCCAAGTTGCCTGAATCCTGGATTCAAGATATTTAAAAGTGAGCCTTGGTATCCACTATTCCCTCACAGACTGAAGTATCTACAGTAGTAAGTCTGTATACTATGCTTAGTCCAGTAACTTTTACTGGTAGAATACATTTTCAAGATGAATTCAAGAATCTGTTCATCATCTATTAGGTGACTGtggtataaataattaaacaattcgACACTCataactttaaatattttattgtttttgtaaaaataaagtttttgacCAAATATTTGAATTGTAGTTGTTTCACTGTAGGTGGTTGTtgttaataatagtttataaatattctttatttcttGGGACCTTTTTTCTTCCTTGATGCCTCCATTTCAGCAGTCTTGGCATCCATCTTCCTCTGTAGAATATCCTTCCTTGCAGGATCAACCTTTCTCTCTTTAGTACCACTTCCGTTCCGAAAGACTTTTTCCCTCTGAAGCTGATTGCGTGCCCGGGCATGCGCTTTGTCCCCGCAGCCATGCACCTCTGGCATATGATGCAGCAGACAGTACCTACGATTGCAGAACATGCACATCTGTCCGATGAtagttattttttctttacatttca
Encoded proteins:
- the LOC140055593 gene encoding tripartite motif-containing protein 2-like, with product MASKDLSLLGDIDDKVLECSICNGRLEDPKSLSCLHSFCLKCLKNWVRTNHGKLTCPICRKEYPIPVGGLKKLAPNTILNNLLETIKQHEEKDEAKDIALLCASHAKPLEMYCTKCKVPICIECTAMEHVAGDGKHELINIVTAFNTFKETSEDLKKAANEYINKTENVLKVVKKNAKDLEESKDASLTDIDNQIQEMVQVIQKKGEEMRKKVEANYMEEKEVNDVQITNLTKIIKELNTIVSFLNQLLMSKPATAMKSSEIVLNTMMDEINKSEEIKQKDSRQINFIKNKQPIDLLKENDIGNVVFKPLTIKVEGIPRGVGKCDDDCVLVSFWTNAIHKYKQSGECISKITLQKDVKVTRMYKMKNGNIVFSDRSIDCIQVCDMNGHVIKSIGKGVLKNPRGIHIDEATNVIYVADGENGCVLRFNINSGKKLKKIGTPNEEHVYSDVALTKTGKVLVADADNHQVLLYDDKDKSLKVLINEGDEDGEVIMPDGVVVDEDDNIIIASVNKLQLFTSDGQFIRRLDKQEDGISVPQQLCIISHNPCIVAVTNWGNNTIQILNY
- the LOC140054436 gene encoding U1 small nuclear ribonucleoprotein C-like, yielding MPKYYCDYCDTYLTHDSPSVRKTHCTGRKHKENVRIYYQKWMEEQAQNLIDRTTAAYQAGKIQHNPFPGAAGVPPGGSAIPPPANYAPGGPRPVGPGQMRGPVPPHGMAPPPGLLMRPPGPGGPMMRPMGPGGPLLGHMPPMGPGMMPPRMLPRMPMSKEEKV